DNA from Triticum aestivum cultivar Chinese Spring chromosome 7D, IWGSC CS RefSeq v2.1, whole genome shotgun sequence:
TGCAACGTTTTTCAGTTTTGCTGTCTGGTTTTCTGTCGGTTTTATGAACATTCTAGAAAACATATAGCAGGCTATAGCTACCCCACCATATATACTACGCAAACATTGCACCTAAAAACTGCTGCCAAAATTGTTGCAAGGTTCattactaggaaaaagcctagtagcccgcgctactactacggcgctacagctaactcgtagtagtagcgcgggtgccacccgcgctactaatacATGCGTTACTAGTAGCGCGGATTCCACACGCGTTACTACTAACTATTTGTAGCGTATGTctgtgacccgcgctactactataatttcaAAAACCAAAAAGAAATCTCGACCCCGTGCATGTTGTCAATGGTGTCAATGGTTCGATCCAGCGACGACAGGCGTCGCTGGAGGTGTGGACGGGTAGTGGCAGACCAGATCCGGCGACGACTGTTGGAGAGGGCCGGATCCAGTGTAGAGCAAGACGACAGTGTGAGGATCCTCTTTGCGGTCAAGGCGGAGAACTCCTGGTTGGCCATGTCGACGACCTGTGCAGGCATGGGCATGGGAGGTGAGTAAAAccaaagggagagggagagggaaaaagaGAAACAAGGGAGAAAGGAAGGAGATGGAGGGCGCATCGGGGCTGCTCACCGGTGGTGAGGTGCTCCGCCGTGGTTGCATGGAGGCGAGGGGGAAGACGGGCGAGCTCTTGGACACCAGTGATGCGAGGAGGAAGACGttgggtgccatggaggaggagaTGTTCTTGGGCAGGAGCACCATggagagagggggaaagtgagggagagagaggaggaaagtgagagggggggggggggagaagtgagggagagaggagggattcggccgaggatatggagatttcacctacctcgtacttagtagtagcaaggggtataaaaccgcgctactactatcaacttagtagtagcagcGCGAGTttgtacccctcgctactactatggcatgtcccgggaggGCACGATAGAGACCgcttagcagtagcgagggttaaaaacccgcgctactagtatcaacttagtagtagcaaggggtaaaaacccgcgctactagtaagtagcagtggcgagggttataaacccgcgctactagtaagcgtctgcctataagcttttccctgaTAGTGTTTGGCAAAAGGTTGTATATATGGCCATGACCAACCAAACTTGCCCATAATACTAACAGCAAAATTAGCCGATGACGAGCCGGGGCAGGCCCAACCCATGTTAACCTGAACCTGTgactgggccggcccgtttggcaaTCCGGACATTAGTGATTCCCTTTTGATATGCTGATTATCTCCCAAATAACCAGCTCCAGATAATTGaaatattaaaaaatattcatgaactaGAAAGTGTATGAGAATTTTTTTTTAaaggcaaaaaaattaaaaatccacCAATATTAAAGAATGCTTGTGTATTTCTAAGTTGTAACCAATTTCTAACATTTATATATTTGTAAATATTGATCTAAATTAGAACATtgacaaaaaattaaaaaatgttcagatattttaaaaatattcatgaattccaaAGAGTGTTCTTGAAATAGTGAACATTCTTTCAAGGAAGGGAAATGgagaaggaaaaaggaaataaaggGAAAGATAAAAACGGGACTAAAACTGGTCGACCAGAAAAGGTACTAAGATAGTTTGGTGAGAAGCAATTGAAAGAAAGGTTTGTGAGTGCAGGTGCAGGTGGCAGCTGAATCTGATACTAGAAGAGGACAGATCACGGTACCTAAGGTAATACTATGTTGAAACTATGATGATCTTTTTAGGAGGAACGAGCATAGATTGCGGTGGGGTATGGGGATTAGCTAACAGTCCTGTAAAACGGCGTTTGCGCGTGACGAAGCTGCACACAGCAAGATCTTCCCTCTGATAGTCTGATCTACGACCAATGGTGTATAGTGTTCGAGCGCGAAGGCACGCGTGCGCAACGACGACACGTTCGCGCCTCCACTGACAGGAGGACGGTCGACGTAGATGACGACTAGATGTAGAGATGACACCAAATTTCTGCAGGTACGACCAATTAGTCCGGTCAGCTTGCACCACCCGGCCGGAACCTGGGGCCGACTCATCGAGAACTCCCCATATATCGTCAAGGACAAGTTCGAGGACGACTACCGCGTCAACATGTGAGATAGATTTGTCAGATCAAATGCAAAAATGTTCACAGATCGGTCACACAGTTCACTAATATATTCACATTCGTGTTAATTGGTTGGTCCTCCCTCTGGTGGTGCCGATCAAGAGGCTGGATCAGGAGGGTACCAGCACGGCGTGCACGTCGGCGTCAAGGGCCAGCTCGCCGGGGTCAGTTCTTTTCTGCCTCTAGGTTCGGCAGGTCCGTGTCTATATGACTTCTCACTTCACCTGGACTGGATCCCATCCAATTGCTTGGTTTGTGCAGAGCAAGGAGGAGAAGCATTTCATCCACAAACCACTTCAAGTTCCTGGTCAAGTACCACCGGGATGCCAACACGGATCGCTCCTCGCGTGGGTCTTCATGGGCGTGCTCGCGGGCTACTCCTCGGCGCGCCTGTACAAGGCTCTCAGGGGGTCGGAGTGGAAGAAGGTCACCGTCAAGACGGCGACCATGTTCCCCGGCACGGTGTTCGCCATCTTCTTCGTCCTCTACGCGCTCATATGGGGCGAGAGGTCCTCCGGCGCGGTGCCCTTCACCACCATGTCGGCACTGGTGCTGCTCTGGTTCGGCATCTCGGTGCCGCTGGTGTTCGTGGGGAGCTACCACGGCTTCTTCAAGAGGAGGCCCGCGGCGGAGGACCCGGTGCGGACGAACAAGATCCCGCGGCCGATCCCGGAGCAGCCGTGGTACATGCACCCGGCTGTGTCGGTGCTGATCGGCGGCGTGCTCCCGTTCGGCGCGGTCTTCATCACCTCCGTCTGGTTGCACCAGTTCTACTACATCTTCGGGTTCCTGCTGCTGGCGTTGGTGATCCTGGCGCTGACCTGCGTGGAGATCGCAGTGGTGCTCTGCTACTTCCAGCCCTGCAGCGAGGACTACCGGTGGTGGTGGAGGTCGTACTTGCCTGACGGCCGGCTCGTCGGCGCTCTACCTCTTCCTCTACGCCGCCTTCCACTTCTTCAGCTACTTCCACTTCTTCACCAAGCTGGACATCAGTCACCAAGGTGGTCTCCGGCGCGCTCTACTTCGGGTACATGCTCATCGCCTCCTACGCCTTCTTCGTCCTCACCGGCGATCACCATCGGCTTCTACGCCTGCTTCTGGTTCACCAACCTCATCTACTCCTCCTCCCTCGAGGTCGACAAGATCATCAGAGTAGTTAGTGGCAGGCAAGTAGGCTCTGCTTCTTCAGGCGTTATCTTGGGAGATCCTACAGTATGATGTTTTCAGTTATGACCGGGAACTGGGTGAACTTCTGATATGTCAGTGGCTGGGTGTATGTGTGTGTCCTTACAGCAAACTACATACAGCTCTCTGAATTCGTGCGGTACTAAAGTTCAGAGGATTAACCATCTTCAGTACAGAGGAGACCATATCTGCTCAGCGAAATCTATGCATGTTTCACTGATAAAAGAGTACATAAACAACAGAGCACACGGAAGGGGGAGGATTTTATTACTATTACGCGGCGGCGGCTAGTATGCTAAGCTAGACGGCGTTCGCCTCCCTCAGGCGAGGGGCGGCGACGATGGCAGCTTCTCAGGGGCGCTGAGCCAGGCGCTCGTTGTGCCTGTCGCGCTCGCGCTGCCTGTCGTCCTTGCCCATGAACATGAAGTAGCCGACGGTGCcgacggcgaggaggccgccgacgGCCATCGTGGTGGGGCTGAAGCGGCGCATGGGGCTGGACGGGCTCGTCGCCGACGACGAGGCGCGCTTCAGCGGGTCGTCGGCCATGGACGCCCACGCCTTCATCTCCGGCCACATGGTGAACGGACGATGCTCTCCTCTTCTCGCTGCCTAGTTGCGAGCTACGCCCAAGCTTTCTTGTTTACTGGTTTGCCACTGCTGAGATGAGCCCTCGGACAAGGACGAGAGGGGCCTTAAGTGAGCACGTTAAGCGGCCACTGGGATGCATGTGAGGACGCGTGGCGCGGTGTCACTGCCACGTAGTGGGACGCAGCGCCAGCATACCCTTCACCTGGTGACTCAGCGTCAGCATACCCTACATCTGGAGTACTTCGTCTGTCTCGGGAATGAACTAAGAGCTTACATACCGACGAACGACCGTAGCACAAATTACATAAGCTACTACGAGTAGTAAAAACAGTTTTCTCATATGGAGTTAGACGAAAGCCCTAAGCATACTCTGTTAAAATTACGGTAATGCTAAAATCTGACATCTGATTTTTAAGCATGGCAAATGGAACATTTTTTACGGCAATTTTATTGGGGTGAGGATGGCAAATTCGGTTGGCGAGCACGGCAATTTCCACACAAAATAAATGAACCAAGACGGATTTGCCATGCTTGCAAACTCAACTTGATTTCCTCGGCAAACACAAATTGCCATAGAAAAAGTTTGATTTGCCATGATAAAAAAATCTAAAGTCAGATTTGTCATTTGTAGCGGAGTCCTAAAATTATGTTCATACAAGAATTTTATATCTATAACCACCCCACCAAATACCTGTTTTATTAATAGGCGAAATATTTGGAAGGATGGAAGGTTAAGACTTGAGAACTATTTCTATGATAACCCATTTACATCAGAGTAAGGAAAAAAATTTGTTTTCATTTGATTTTGTAGTAGGTACATGGCAAGCCCCTGAAAGAATGTTGATTTACATGGATTCAGTGCTTTCTGATCAAGTACCTTAACAGAGAACAGAAGGTTGAGTCCGCATAATGAGGGGAGCTTATATCTACAGGGGCATCAGTCTCTTGTACTTGAAGAACCAGACGAAGAAGCAGAAGATGAAAGCGCCCACCACTCCAGTAATGATCAGCACCCACTGGAATGCGTTCTGAATGCTGAAAACGTCGGTCTCGAAGTTCATCCCGAATACCCCCGCGACCACTCCAAAAATAGCGACGACAAACGTTGCGGTTGTTAGCAGAAGCTCGAACTGGATCAACTGATTCCGAACATTGTCCTGGGAACAGGAGAGTTAAGATTAGCTCGATTAGTATAGAGACCAGCAGGCAACACTATGTGAAAGGCGTAGATCCTACGTGCATTCTCCTAAAACAGGAAACTCAAGGTAATTCAGTTAGTTCAGAGCAGCAGGCATCAGTACGTGAAATGCATAGATCCTACGTGCTGGTAACTTGAATGAGAAGAGTGCGAGATATGCTGATGTACCAGCTGAATGTTGATAAAATCTTCGGTGTCATCAATATACTCCTTCAGCTGAAAGAAGGAAAAAATTAATCATAC
Protein-coding regions in this window:
- the LOC123165103 gene encoding uncharacterized protein codes for the protein MWPEMKAWASMADDPLKRASSSATSPSSPMRRFSPTTMAVGGLLAVGTVGYFMFMGKDDRQRERDRHNERLAQRP